Proteins encoded by one window of Epinephelus moara isolate mb unplaced genomic scaffold, YSFRI_EMoa_1.0 scaffold3911, whole genome shotgun sequence:
- the LOC126387378 gene encoding serine protease FAM111A-like, producing the protein MGEHLHRFTMKFSPTDSNEFAIACDRPRTVLEAIKSTENYSKKMRKCADENIVIQLGKEDKASIVATHFPCTCIREGESLIISCEPEIVEAAKDQLYNPIQSRDKYSVFYIDREGGLYTKQKKLFRNTAVKQFKYLVVYGEKGMTVKEALIRDGRFIDDLGVFELSDNDNPSCLTEYTQKVDILDQKEFKIRLPRSKRTSDEKQQENSGASNGSYKCDRTPVLDVVKQKGISVQTAVAKADSNNTAEIYEKLRQQFPALKEWMEKRFPEKSYQTALNLKKENFGKIQHSFSEVHRVRKLLKLGDSVCKVVVEDVSEGTGFVLFDNFILTNAHLFKGCVEGQKLMEGTEVSVFFNYEDPMPYTNYSYFQLADSYICYSEGELDYAVLELKPEGQKFNQPAQTKQIKVPPGLLKIFGPMPPNGEACLIGHPAGGLKKMDPTCIIEKEKREQAVSDHLHPHKDSLFIVHSISHLLKKQGIDNIMMGGSRAENVATYNTFMYHGSSGSPVFDAHARVFGLHTAGYTYGFPNHTESVIEFAQPLLTIFKHFVSKLKETRDEKLLKRVEKEAKGNPHLKRVFSCMGTCTDVPADSDELSADSDEPMQTE; encoded by the exons ATG GGTGAACATTTACATCGCTTCACCATGAAATTCAGTCCTACTGACAGCAATGAATTCGCAATTGCCTGTGATCGACCTCGCACAGTGCTGGAGGCCATAAAATCAACTGAGAATTATAGTAAGAAGATGAGGAAGTGTGCAGATGAAAACATTGTGATTCAGCTGGGTAAAGAGGATAAGGCATCTATTGTTGCAACACATTTCCCTTGTACTTGTATCAGGGAAGGTGAGTCTCTGATCATATCATGTGAGCCAGAGATAGTTGAGGCAGCCAAAGACCAACTATACAACCCAATACAGTCAAGAGACAAATATTCTGTCTTCTACATAGATAGAGAGGGAGGGCTGTACACCAAACAAAAGAAGCTTTTTAGAAACACTGCTGTCAAACAGTTCAAGTATCTGGTTGTCTATGGGGAGAAGGGGATGACTGTGAAAGAG GCTCTGATAAGGGACGGTCGCTTCATTGATGACCTCGGTGTCTTTGAGCTGTCTGACAATGACAATCCAAGCTGCCTCACTGAATATACACAGAAGGTTGACATCCTAGATCAAAAAGAATTCAAGATACGTCTTCCACGGAGCAAGAGAACAAGTGATGAAAAACAGCAGGAAAACTCTGGTGCATCAAATGGTTCATACAAGTGTGACAGAACACCAGTCTTAGATGTAGTAAAGCAGAAAGGAATCAGTGTCCAAACAGCAGTGGCAAAGGCAGACAGCAACAACACTGCAGAGATTTATGAAAAGCTGCGTCAGCAGTTTCCAGCTCTGAAAGAATGGATGGAGAAAAGATTCCCTGAAAAGTCTTATCAGACAGCACTGAACTTAAAGAAGGAAAACTTTGGAAAGATCCAACATTCATTCAGTGAAGTTCACAGAGTCAGGAAGCTGCTAAAACTGGGCGACTCAGTCTGCAAAGTGGTTGTTGAAGATGTTAGTGAGGGAACAGGCTTTGTGTTGTTTGACAACTTCATCTTGACAAACGCTCACCTGTTCAAAGGCTGTGTTGAAGGACAAAAGCTGATGGAGGGTACAGAagtgtctgttttctttaactATGAAGATCCTATGCCGTACACAAATTACAGCTACTTCCAGCTGGCCGACTCTTACATCTGCTACAGTGAGGGTGAGCTAGATTACGCCGTACTTGAGCTCAAGCCTGAGGGACAGAAGTTCAACCAACCAgcacaaacaaagcaaataaaGGTGCCCCCAGGGCTCCTGAAGATATTTGGTCCGATGCCTCCGAATGgtgaagcctgtctgattggTCACCCAGCAGGAGGACTGAAAAAAATGGATCCAACCTGTATCattgagaaagagaagagggagCAGGCTGTCAGTGATCACTTACATCCACACAAAGACAGTCTTTTCATTGTCCACTCAATCAGTCACCTTCTCAAAAAGCAAGGCATTGACAATATAATGATGGGTGGAAGTCGAGCTGAAAATGTAGCAACCTACAACACTTTCATGTATCACGGCTCTTCTGGCTCCCCAGTGTTTGATGCTCACGCCCGAGTGTTTGGTTTGCACACCGCAGGATACACATATGGGTTTCCAAACCACACAGAGAGTGTGATAGAGTTCGCCCAACCTCTGCTCACTATATTTAAACACTTTGTGAGCAAGCTGAAGGAAACTAGAGATGAGAAGCTGTTGAAGAGAGTTGAGAAAGAGGCAAAGGGAAACCCACACCTTAAAAGGGTTTTCAGTTGCATGGGCACTTGCACCGATGTCCCAGCAGACAGTGATGAGCTATCAGCAGACAGTGATGAGCCAATGCAGACTGAATAG